CAGGCTCCGCGGCCAAAAAAACCAACATCCGCCACCATGACGGCCGCTTTACGCCGGAGCACCAACCTCACCCGCCTGTTACAGAAGAACTACATCACCGACCCGATCGGAGACCCGAAGCTGCTCCAAACCCAAACGCAAACCCACTCCAAAGCCTACCTCCGCTTCCCTCATGTCTTCCGCAAAGCCAGAGACTACGACCTGTCCCCCTCTGTCTTCTCCTCCGCCTTCTCCTCCGCCAAGTCCTCCGTCGAAGCGCCGTCGGTCTCCAAGCTTGGGTTCGTGGGATGGTACCTGGGTATGATCCAGTCCCGCCCCGTTTTGACCAAGAGTGTCACCGCGGCGCTTATTTACACCGCCGCCGATTTGTCCTCCCAGGTGGGTCGAACTGTAGTTATATCTTCACTTTTGGGAATTTTGTAGTTACCCATTTCGTCAGTTTGGCTCTTGTATCTAATGAAGTAATGATCTTTATCAGACATTAGCAAAATCATCCCTTTCAGAATCTTATGATCTTGTAAGGACTGCGCGCATGGCTGGATATGGGATGCTGGTTTTGGGTCCGTCGCTGCATTTCTGGTTCAATTTCATGTCGAAATCTTACCCAAAACGGGATATGTTTTCGACATTGAAGAAAATGGCAATGGGGCAGGTGCTTTTTGGACCTACAATGACGTTTGCTTTCTTCTCCTTGAATGCTTGTCTACAAGGTATGCATAAAGCTTCTCTCTTAATGACACAATTTTTATGATGAATGATGCTTGTATGTTTGATTTTGTCGAAATATTGTATTTTTGCAAGTGTTTATGATGAATGGTGTGTGGTGTGTTAAATTTTGGGTATAATTTTGTTTAGGAAAGTTGAAGCTTCCGGGGTTGAATTAGGTGGAACTTAAGACTAATTTGTCAATGATTGTGAACTAGGTTCTTTTAGATTTTATTCGGTGACAAAATCGTGATTGAGCCTGCTACACTTCGTAGTAGCAAGTTCCTTTGGTAATTGGCTCTCCGGTTCATATACTTGAGCATCACTTTCATGAAGAGTTCATCATAGGATGCTGAAACTGAAAGTACCGGATTTTTGTAAACATATTGTGCAAGTCCAGTTATAGTTGACTATAAAAATGGTCTAGATGTACTGAGTTTCAATCTTGAGATTTTCGACATTTGAAACTTTGGGGACACAACCCCTGTTTGTAGGCAAGACTTTGATGCATAATGAATGTGTATAAACACCTCTCTATGTTAATTGATTCTTCAAAGAAAACCTTTAGTTGCTGATTAAGAAATTTACCTGTGTGAAGTTTGCAAATTAGAGTGAAGTTGTGTCTGCAGAGAGATGTGTGATACCGTTGGTGCTTCATATTAATGTCATATGGTCTAATAAGCTGTTACCATGATTGCCAATTCCAGGTGAAAATGGTGGAGAAATTGTTGCCCGCCTACAGCGAGACTTGTTCCCTACATTGTTAAATGGCGTTATGTACTGGCCAATATGTGATTTTATCACATTCAGATTCATTCCTGTCCATTTACAGGTACGTGGAAGTCTTTCTTTTGTCTTGGCctttatcaaattttttttggattttggatttACGTGAAATTGAGAATACAAAACACGGGTTAAACCTGCATATTTGACTGGATCTGGAAACTAACTTGTGAACTTTGTTTCTGATGCTCACATATTGAACAGCCATTAGTGAGCAATGGATTTTCGTATCTGTGGACCATTTACATCACGTACATGGCAGGCCTGGAGAAAGCAGGCACAACGTCCTAGCTGATTGACTGTAGGCGCCTATTCTTTTTACTAGTCTCATCTTCAAGATTTAGACATGTCTCAACAAACCCTGCTTGGAAGTTGCTTGTGATGCCTTACACGGTGAACCTTCTGGATGCCTTTGCAGAAACGCAGGCATGACATCCACAGCCGAACCATGGTTGAAGCGCAGGCCATGAATCTCGCTCTCTTTATGAATTCTAGAATGagctacactatttatgaattaGATTCATTGGTAATTACATTTAGATCGTGTTTTTCACCATACGTGTAAAACATTCAGACATTATGTATTTATGTTGTTGGGAAACTTTGAGGGTTTTGTATAAAGCAGTAGGTTGTTGAAGACGGTGGAAGTATCAATTACGAGTTTGTTTGGTCTGAAACAAACGACTGTAGGATTCAAAACTTCGGTTGGACATTACATTTGTTTTTCTTCAGTTGTGGAAGGGACCCGTCTTCCCGCTCTGTCAGCTGATATTATGCATGACAAGGATCTAGGGCAAGCAATTAAAGGTTTTCAGAACAGGTCGACAGACATAACGAAAGGCGTTTTTCCGGTTGGTCTTTGGTGAGTTTCTGATTCTTCATACAACTGGAGCTAAAAGAAACCCAAAACCTGAATACAGTCCTCAGCAGATTTGCTTTCAGGACTGTAAAACTAAAACCATGGGGTTAATGGAATGAGATGGGAAGATATGGAGACCAAGTAATGATAATATTGCCGTTTCCTCTGCTTAACTCGTAGTCTACTGCTGATTCCCTTGGAAATTTCTTCGATACTACGTGGCATTGAATGACACGGGAATGATAGTAGCATTGAAGCCACAACCGATTTCTTAAGTTTTTTAGACATATTTCCCCTCTACAGTCATGTATTCCCACATATTATCCAACTTTCGTTGAGATTGTTGCATTTCGAGagagaaaacataacaaataaCTTTTATAACCAACACGAGACTTTTTTAGACGCAAAACTAGATGGACTAACAGAGAACATTAAGAAAGCAAAAATAACACCTATGACCGGCATGTGACCTTTTTTCACGGAAAATTGGATAGAATGTGATTAAACATGAGCGGAGGGGGGGAATTAACCATATAGTTCAAGGAGGAAACTcgacaaaataaaaatttagaagcAAATCGACAGTGCGATACAAgtttagagaagaaagacagTGCCTATACAGACGTGGAATGACCACAGGACAGAAGATTCAGATAGCAGATGGATTCTTACCCGATTTTGTTGTCGAAAAGTTCTTctaaataacaaacaaacagaTAACCAGAAGATCTTAGCATAGATCAGATTAATCATCATAGACAGCAGATATTCATTCCTAAGAATTAAGAAGGGCCTTCGAAGGGAAAGGTCCCATAATCTGAGTTGGGAAACATGGTTTCTAAGCAACACATTCAAAGAGATGCATGATTTATATATAAGGCAACGAATCATGAGCTACCAGTGATGTTACAGCTTACTTCGAACAGTTTAATATGCTTGATATTCAAAACCTCACCTGCTACAAAACACAACGAGCTTGCAATCACTTTTCGATGAGCATTCCTCGAGaagaagaaattgaagcaaTCCCTCAACCAACGCAATGCCGATGAAGAGCCTTGCTGAAAAGCTGAGAGGAGCAATGATACAAGTTTGACCAAGCAGCAATGGACATAGAAGTAAGAACTACGTAACCTACATGGTCGGATTAATTCAACCTTGGTTGAGATTAATGCGATACAAACTCAAGTTGAGATTAATCAAAAACACAAGTTAAAAAAACATAagcaagaaaagtaaattaTGTAGTATGTTATTTTTCCAACCGCAATAATTTGAACGCTGAATAACGCATTTTCTCATAACATGGTAATAATAAACAAGGGAGCTGAAACATTTTCCGTTGAAGAATTGTGCGAAAAATTCTTCACACTTTTGATGTCCTGCTTGTATCGAAAAGTTTACATACTATCATATTAACATGCCCCAACAATTATCAAGCCTACATCTAAACGCAACCTAAACCCAAAATTTCTCACATAATCTACAACTTATTCCCTATTCCAATGCTTCAAAAACTCCGTAAACAGGCAAAGGCTAAAAGTCGATAAGGTTAAAGAATTGACTCTAAACACTGAACTGTAAGTAAATGAGGGTGCAATTTCATGGCTCACGATCTCATCAATTGCTGATTGTGTATAAGGTTTTGCTCACTCTTCAGATGCACGCAAGACAATCTTCTCGAGCTGTATGGGCCAATCTACACCAAGCATTTTGGGATTTAGCTCCACTGATGCAGAAAAATCTGACATGGTTGCATAAGTAGATTTTGTTTCTCTTTGCATATGTCTCCCAATCGACATTCCATTTGAACCACTGTTGTACGGATATGAACCACCTAGTTGTTTTAAGTGATCACTGCCATGTCTTGTCCCGGCTAGCCGAATACAAGGTTCCATTAACCTCTTCAGATAAGCATCCAATCCATTATTCAAGAGGTTAGCACAGTCTACAGCGACAGTAATACCCTCCTTCTCCAACTTCCGCTCCAAACGACTTCTTAATGATCTGGCATCAGGTAGCTCACCACTGTTTTGACAGGTCAAAGGGTGGTAAGTGCTACATACTGATACATTAGGAAGAGCTTTACGTGATCCACCCAAATATATTCCGAGAGGAGCTGTTACTGGGCTTCTACTTTGAATAGCAGGGCTTCCTGCATCCTGTTCGACCTCTTCTCCATCTTCTACAGAGGCAACTTCAACAGGCGGCCTGCTTCCAAGAGAAAGCAATTCAGTAGCACTTTGCTGCTCTTGTGCTTTGGAAAAATGTTGGGACTTTCCATTTGGCCTCAAAGGACTTGGGCGGTCCTGAAACTTGCGTTCTCGATTAACTGGAGACAGGATATTGTGAGGGGATGGAGAAAATGCATCTGCATTAATCGAGTGAAGACCATCCTTCTGATAACCATTTGCTACTTTAACATTACGGGTACTTCCCTTTTTCCGAACACTGGTCAAGGGCGGAACTTTCGCGAGGCAGGCATTCTTGAGGATTGACTTAATAAGCAGGTTATGAAGATTGGCATTTTCCCTCCCAATAATCCGATTGCAAAACTTGTCAAATTCGCACTTACTAATCTTCGAACTAAACAATCTTCTCATCAGATCAAAGTATTTGCCAGCTCTCTGATGCCCAATCTTTTGGATAATTAGAGCTTTCAGCTCCAAAGTGTCGATACGAGAATAGCTCTGATTGGGCACCATTTTCCCCCCACTCCACTTCCCAGAATTCACCAAAACCAGATCCTCATCGAATCCTCGAATTCTCCAACAAAACCCAGATCACAGAACACATGATCTTCAATCGAAAACCTAAAACCGTAATTTTCAGACAATGCTTTCACCTGTATATTCACCAGAATTACAGCATCAGAAgcaaatttcccaatttctcaATCAAATTGAATAAgggatataaaattttgatcaaattactaaaattagaaagaaagaaatcatTGGGAACCAAACGTTGACCATTCAAGAGCtcacaaaaaattacaaaaaaaaaaaaaaaaaaaaaacattatataGATCACAATATCTTCCTGAAATTCAAAATGTAGCAAGAAATATTAGCAGAAGCAAAAACGCAAACAAAATTAACAGATTTGAGCAACAATTTACTAAATGAAAGAAGCCCAGTTGAGATTTTGGAGTGAATTGAAAACCCAAGAAGCAAATTGaccaaagaaggatgagagagagagagagagagagagagagagagcacctGAGTCGAGCGTGGGCGAGGTTGGATGGACCCTGTGAGAGTTGTAGTGTGTTTTTTGGTGCTTTTGGtttgtgttttcaatttgggAGATATTTCTGTTCTTGTTATAACAAGGACAGACCAAACAGGGACTAACAAGTAAAGGGCTTTGTGTGCTTTCCTTCCGAACCTTCTTTTCTGAAAAACAACGTGCGTTTTTCTGAGTCTGGGAACTCGGATGTGAAGAAGACTTGGTTAGGGGCTGTTTGCTTGCGCTCATTTTTGGATGTGGTAAAAGTTTGTAGGGGAATTTGGATAACTAACCATATTTTGTACCACAAAATGATTTGTAGCCTACTTTTTATTATTCTtacaaatttaaccaaaaatgCATGCAAAAGTTCTACATTACCCCTCCCTTCTCCCTTGTATCTTTGACTCTCTTCCCCCTCTCTTTGACTCCCACCAGTCCACCACAGCCCCACCACCACACCGTTTCTGCTCCCAAATCCAGTTAGGCTCTCAAAACTGATGCAAGGCAATATGTGCGTTGGAATGAAAAAATATGTAGAAAAACAAAAGGAGTAGCGAGAAGATTGCCCCATTATTGTCTGGTGTTAGCAATGTAAGCATATGTTTCCTTTTTCGCATAAATCGACCTTACTACATAGAAGGCTTTCCCAGGCTTGTCAAGATGCTACAAATCCAATTTTAAATAATCGAATACGAGCTTCCGGAAAAGAAGGTTTTTGTGATATCCATGAATGTTAAAGAGTAGTCGTAAGGCCGTATAGGGAAGATGGGAGAATGAAAGAATTTGCAGTCCATAATTCAATACCTGAGACTGGCATCAGTCGTAGT
This genomic interval from Malus domestica chromosome 05, GDT2T_hap1 contains the following:
- the LOC103436393 gene encoding protein SYM1, coding for MTAALRRSTNLTRLLQKNYITDPIGDPKLLQTQTQTHSKAYLRFPHVFRKARDYDLSPSVFSSAFSSAKSSVEAPSVSKLGFVGWYLGMIQSRPVLTKSVTAALIYTAADLSSQTLAKSSLSESYDLVRTARMAGYGMLVLGPSLHFWFNFMSKSYPKRDMFSTLKKMAMGQVLFGPTMTFAFFSLNACLQGENGGEIVARLQRDLFPTLLNGVMYWPICDFITFRFIPVHLQPLVSNGFSYLWTIYITYMAGLEKAGTTS
- the LOC103409343 gene encoding uncharacterized protein; protein product: MVPNQSYSRIDTLELKALIIQKIGHQRAGKYFDLMRRLFSSKISKCEFDKFCNRIIGRENANLHNLLIKSILKNACLAKVPPLTSVRKKGSTRNVKVANGYQKDGLHSINADAFSPSPHNILSPVNRERKFQDRPSPLRPNGKSQHFSKAQEQQSATELLSLGSRPPVEVASVEDGEEVEQDAGSPAIQSRSPVTAPLGIYLGGSRKALPNVSVCSTYHPLTCQNSGELPDARSLRSRLERKLEKEGITVAVDCANLLNNGLDAYLKRLMEPCIRLAGTRHGSDHLKQLGGSYPYNSGSNGMSIGRHMQRETKSTYATMSDFSASVELNPKMLGVDWPIQLEKIVLRASEE